The DNA region ATGCTATTTTTGCTGTTGTGATTATGAGTATTTTGGCGAAACGATTTTACGCCTCATATGATAGTCTCGACACATCTAAAGCTGTAAATTTAAGGGGATAAAATGGATATTCTTTTGTTGATACTAATCATACCTTTTGTGTGTGGTGTCGTAATGTTTGTTATGCCACTTCATTTCAAGCTCTTACAAAGCTTCCATATCCTTTTGAGCTTGATTGTCTCATCACTGTTACTCAGTGCTGTAAGCAAAGTCGTTCATGGAGCTGAACTTTCAGCCTTTGATAACTTTATTTTCTTGGACTCTCTTGGAGCCATCTTTTTATCGTTGATTGCTATTACTGGCTTATTGGTCAATATCTATGCCACCACCTATATGAAGTGGGAATTAGAAGATGGGCACGTCAGTTTAAAAGAGGTCAAAAACTACTTTGCGCTTAGTTTCATTTTTACATGGACAATGAGTTTAAGCGTTGTGTGCAACAACATCGCCTTTATGTGGGCAGCCATTGAGGCAACCACCCTCGCTTCAGTTTTTCTTGTATCTGTTAAAAAAGATCAAAAATCTACCGAGAGTGGTTATAAATACATCGTTTTATGCAGCATCGGTCTAGCATTTGCCCTTTATGCAACCATTTTACTTTACTCTGCAGCAAACGGTAAAATTGATGGTGATGCAATGCTCTACACCAATCTTATAGCCAATGCAGGCAATTTAGACAGCATGGCTTTGAAACTTGTCTTTATCTTTGCATTGATTGGCTTTGGAACGAAAGCAGGGCTTGCACCTACGCATACATGGCTACCCGATGTCCACGCCGAAGGACCCGCACCTACATCTGCCCTCCTCTCAGGCGTACTGCTTAAATGTGCTATGCTAGGGCTTATTCGCTACTATGCCATTGTCGCCAATGGTGTGGGTTTTGATTTTGTACAGTCTGTCATGATCATCAGCGGAACATTGACTCTTTTTATATCATCTTTTTTCCTTATTCGACAACACAACGTCAAAAGAATGTTTGCCTATCACTCCATCGCTCACATGGG from Sulfurospirillum diekertiae includes:
- a CDS encoding proton-conducting transporter transmembrane domain-containing protein, which translates into the protein MDILLLILIIPFVCGVVMFVMPLHFKLLQSFHILLSLIVSSLLLSAVSKVVHGAELSAFDNFIFLDSLGAIFLSLIAITGLLVNIYATTYMKWELEDGHVSLKEVKNYFALSFIFTWTMSLSVVCNNIAFMWAAIEATTLASVFLVSVKKDQKSTESGYKYIVLCSIGLAFALYATILLYSAANGKIDGDAMLYTNLIANAGNLDSMALKLVFIFALIGFGTKAGLAPTHTWLPDVHAEGPAPTSALLSGVLLKCAMLGLIRYYAIVANGVGFDFVQSVMIISGTLTLFISSFFLIRQHNVKRMFAYHSIAHMGVIAFGLGVGGAIGLFAALFHCAAHSFTKALAFCSTGNIAKIYGTKDMTKMGGMIHIAPLTAVLFGIAICSLVGVPGFAIFVSEFLIFKAAAINGSYLLMGIFAVALAIIFIADFSHFFLASFGKVEGKVVHNSEMKFSENIPLIALAILIVAFGIWQFDSFTVLLDESVKTIMKK